A stretch of Bradyrhizobium sp. AZCC 2262 DNA encodes these proteins:
- a CDS encoding SulP family inorganic anion transporter, which translates to MQTSSPAVAQSEFEDSPSPLAVLRAPNLFIRESLAGIITALALIPEVISFSFVSGVDPKVALVSSIVLCLVMSVLGGRPAMVTAAAGSIALVIGPMVKAHGVGYILPTIIFAGIIQIGFGLAGLARLTRFIPRSVMIGFVNALGILIFAAQVPHIFNVPWPVYPLFALTIAVVLVMPRITTAVPAPLVAIIVVTSIVILGHLTVPNVGGEGTMAPGLPGISAFAVPLDLNTLRIIWPTAISVAFVGLLETLLTAKLVDDLTDTRSHKGKESWALGIANIAAGFYGGIGGCAMIAQTVVNVKIGQGRTRISTAVAAIVLLVLVTALSDLMAQIPMVALAAVMMIAALKTIDWHSVRLTTFKRMPIPETLVMVTTVAVTVVTGNLAIGIAVGVVLAMILFARRVAHVIRTERTVSQDGQSVRYSVHGPLFFGSSNDLVERFSYGDDPKRVLIDLTHSQIWDASSVAALDSIETKYRDHGATVTFTGLDQRSSSFHERLTGQLGA; encoded by the coding sequence ATGCAAACGTCCAGCCCCGCCGTCGCACAATCAGAATTCGAAGACTCGCCGTCGCCCCTTGCGGTGCTTCGCGCGCCGAACCTCTTCATTCGGGAATCGCTGGCCGGAATCATCACGGCGCTGGCGCTGATCCCCGAGGTCATTTCATTCTCGTTCGTATCCGGCGTCGATCCCAAGGTGGCGCTGGTATCCTCGATTGTGCTCTGTCTCGTGATGTCCGTTCTCGGCGGCAGGCCCGCCATGGTCACCGCAGCGGCCGGTTCGATCGCGCTGGTAATCGGGCCGATGGTGAAGGCGCATGGGGTCGGTTACATTCTGCCGACGATCATTTTCGCCGGTATCATCCAGATCGGGTTCGGCCTTGCCGGACTGGCGCGGCTGACGCGCTTCATCCCGCGCTCGGTGATGATTGGATTCGTCAACGCGCTCGGAATCCTGATCTTCGCCGCGCAGGTGCCTCACATTTTCAACGTTCCGTGGCCGGTCTATCCGCTGTTCGCATTGACGATCGCGGTCGTCCTCGTCATGCCGCGGATTACGACCGCCGTGCCGGCGCCGCTGGTCGCCATCATCGTGGTGACCTCGATCGTGATCTTGGGGCATCTCACGGTTCCCAATGTCGGCGGCGAGGGCACGATGGCGCCGGGGCTGCCAGGCATCTCTGCTTTTGCCGTTCCGCTTGATCTCAACACGCTGCGCATCATCTGGCCGACCGCCATCAGCGTCGCCTTTGTCGGCCTGCTCGAGACGCTGCTGACGGCCAAGCTGGTCGACGATCTGACCGACACGCGGTCGCACAAGGGAAAGGAATCCTGGGCGCTCGGCATCGCCAACATCGCCGCCGGATTCTACGGCGGCATCGGCGGCTGCGCGATGATTGCGCAAACCGTCGTCAACGTGAAGATCGGGCAGGGCCGCACCCGCATTTCGACGGCAGTGGCCGCGATCGTGCTGCTGGTGCTGGTGACCGCACTCAGCGACCTGATGGCGCAGATACCGATGGTGGCGCTGGCCGCCGTCATGATGATCGCGGCACTCAAGACGATCGATTGGCACAGCGTCAGGCTGACGACGTTCAAGCGGATGCCGATCCCGGAAACGCTGGTCATGGTGACGACCGTTGCGGTAACGGTCGTTACCGGCAATCTCGCGATCGGTATCGCCGTCGGCGTGGTGCTGGCGATGATCCTGTTCGCGCGGCGGGTCGCGCATGTCATTCGCACCGAGCGCACCGTGAGCCAGGACGGCCAATCGGTCCGCTACAGCGTCCACGGGCCGCTGTTCTTCGGTTCAAGCAACGATCTCGTCGAGCGCTTCTCCTACGGCGACGATCCCAAGCGTGTTCTGATCGACCTCACCCATTCCCAGATCTGGGATGCATCGAGCGTCGCGGCGCTGGACTCGATCGAGACGAAGTACCGCGACCACGGCGCCACCGTCACCTTCACCGGGCTCGACCAGCGCAGCAGCTCGTTTCATGAGCGGCTGACCGGCCAGCTCGGCGCGTGA
- a CDS encoding glycosyltransferase family 2 protein yields the protein MNDAIKPSPETLSQAGLPELSVVVPTFNERDNVTVLYRRLEATLTGISWEVVFVDDNSPDGTWEVVRGLARKDSRVRCIRRIGRRGLSGACIEGILASNSLYAAVIDADLQHDETQLPKMVALLRSGEAELVIGSRYIEGGSADSFNKQRAGASQLATEVARRALKVEVADPMSGFFMIRRDRFEQLAPQLSTQGFKILLDVIATAQGKLRTIEIPFTFGSRQHGESKLDSMVALDFLGLVLAKLTHDVVSLRFLLFAMVGGTGLVVHLAALFIAHEIFQEPFAEAQAAGALIAMTSNFILNNFLTYRDQRLKGFAILRGLLLFYLVCGVGLLANVGVAFAVFDQEPIWWLAGLAGALMGVVWNYAMSGLFVWRKR from the coding sequence ATGAATGACGCCATCAAACCGAGCCCCGAAACCCTGTCGCAGGCCGGTTTGCCTGAGCTTTCGGTCGTTGTGCCGACCTTCAACGAGCGCGACAACGTCACCGTGCTGTACCGGCGGCTCGAGGCCACGCTGACCGGCATTTCCTGGGAAGTGGTTTTTGTCGATGACAATTCCCCTGACGGGACCTGGGAAGTGGTGCGGGGGCTGGCGCGGAAGGATTCCCGTGTCCGCTGCATCCGCCGGATCGGGCGGCGCGGCCTTTCGGGTGCATGCATCGAGGGTATTTTGGCCTCGAACAGCCTCTATGCGGCTGTCATCGACGCCGATCTGCAGCACGACGAGACGCAACTGCCGAAGATGGTCGCGCTGCTGCGGAGCGGCGAGGCGGAACTCGTGATCGGCAGCCGTTATATCGAGGGCGGCAGCGCCGACAGTTTCAACAAGCAGCGGGCCGGGGCCAGCCAGCTGGCAACCGAGGTCGCCAGGCGCGCCCTGAAGGTCGAGGTTGCCGATCCCATGAGCGGCTTCTTCATGATTCGCCGCGATCGCTTCGAGCAACTGGCACCGCAGCTCTCGACCCAGGGCTTCAAAATCCTGCTCGACGTCATTGCGACCGCGCAGGGCAAGCTGCGCACCATCGAAATTCCCTTCACGTTCGGTTCGCGCCAGCACGGCGAGAGCAAACTCGATTCCATGGTGGCGCTGGATTTCCTCGGCCTGGTGCTGGCGAAGCTGACGCACGACGTGGTGTCGCTGCGTTTCCTGCTGTTCGCGATGGTCGGGGGCACCGGCCTTGTCGTGCATCTCGCGGCGCTGTTCATCGCGCACGAAATCTTCCAGGAACCGTTTGCGGAGGCGCAGGCGGCCGGCGCGCTGATCGCGATGACCAGCAATTTCATTCTGAACAATTTCCTTACCTACCGCGACCAGCGGCTGAAGGGATTTGCCATCCTGCGGGGCCTGTTGCTGTTCTATCTCGTCTGCGGCGTCGGACTGCTCGCCAATGTCGGCGTCGCGTTCGCGGTCTTCGACCAGGAACCGATCTGGTGGCTCGCGGGGCTTGCCGGCGCGCTGATGGGCGTGGTCTGGAACTACGCGATGTCCGGACTGTTCGTCTGGCGCAAGCGATGA
- a CDS encoding ABC transporter substrate-binding protein, with amino-acid sequence MTAGPASKLSGFLPLLVAATVGLASATASAETLEIGIGTQNTTTNTVTGGVVLKELGLLEKHLPKTGKYKDIQYKLSWQNATSGPPITNGMMANNIQIGMMGDYPLMVNGATGQATKNETQLVAIIAYNAVGGGNGIVVHKDSPFYELADLKGKNVSVPFGSAAHGMMLTSLQKKGLPPDFWNLVSQSPEVGSTNLQEKRIDAHGDFVPFAELLPFKGFARKIYDGAETKTPTFHGVVVRRDFGEKYPEIVVAYINALMEANDWMRKNPKLAAEKIEEWTKINKEVIYIFLGPGGVHTLDATIKPQWVESVGNNYAILQKLNMIKELNIGAWVNDKYVRQAFKEQGLDYDKQLASFDTYNVTGTDPICNAPVNDPKKTGEIWIQGGDIVPFSSPVCTLLGVKKYGAEGKKFNAVYLVDHQLGIKVFADAAFYSVGGNDPKKPDVVPFLLKKDAEAYAAKNGGKLAIYAEVLNAINVGQ; translated from the coding sequence ATGACCGCCGGCCCTGCGTCCAAACTCTCTGGCTTCCTTCCCTTGCTCGTCGCAGCAACCGTGGGGTTGGCGTCGGCAACCGCTAGCGCGGAAACCCTCGAGATCGGCATCGGAACGCAGAACACCACCACCAATACGGTGACCGGCGGTGTCGTTCTGAAGGAGCTTGGCCTGCTGGAGAAACACTTGCCGAAGACCGGCAAGTACAAGGACATTCAATACAAGCTGAGCTGGCAGAACGCGACGTCGGGCCCGCCGATCACCAACGGCATGATGGCCAACAACATCCAAATCGGCATGATGGGCGACTATCCGCTGATGGTGAACGGCGCTACGGGGCAGGCCACCAAGAACGAAACCCAGCTCGTCGCCATCATCGCCTACAACGCGGTCGGCGGCGGCAACGGCATCGTCGTCCACAAGGACTCGCCGTTCTACGAACTCGCCGACCTCAAGGGCAAGAACGTGTCGGTGCCGTTCGGCTCCGCCGCTCACGGCATGATGCTGACGTCGCTGCAGAAGAAGGGACTGCCGCCGGATTTCTGGAATCTGGTATCGCAGTCGCCGGAAGTTGGCAGCACCAATCTGCAGGAAAAACGCATCGACGCGCATGGCGATTTCGTACCGTTCGCAGAATTGCTGCCGTTCAAGGGGTTCGCCCGCAAGATCTATGACGGTGCCGAGACCAAGACCCCGACGTTCCATGGCGTCGTCGTGCGCAGGGATTTCGGCGAGAAGTATCCGGAGATCGTGGTGGCCTACATCAATGCGTTGATGGAGGCCAACGACTGGATGCGTAAGAACCCCAAGCTCGCCGCCGAGAAGATCGAGGAGTGGACCAAGATCAACAAGGAAGTGATCTACATCTTCCTCGGCCCCGGTGGAGTTCACACGCTCGATGCGACCATCAAGCCGCAGTGGGTCGAGTCGGTCGGAAACAACTACGCCATCCTGCAGAAGTTGAACATGATCAAGGAGCTCAACATCGGTGCCTGGGTCAACGACAAGTATGTCCGGCAGGCCTTCAAGGAGCAGGGGCTCGATTACGACAAGCAGCTTGCCTCGTTCGACACCTACAACGTGACGGGCACCGATCCGATCTGCAACGCGCCGGTCAATGATCCCAAGAAGACCGGCGAGATCTGGATCCAGGGCGGCGACATCGTGCCGTTCAGTTCGCCGGTCTGCACGCTGCTGGGCGTGAAGAAATACGGCGCCGAAGGCAAGAAGTTCAATGCGGTCTACCTGGTCGATCACCAGCTCGGAATCAAGGTGTTCGCGGACGCCGCATTCTATTCGGTCGGCGGCAACGATCCGAAGAAGCCGGACGTGGTGCCGTTCCTGCTCAAGAAGGACGCGGAAGCATATGCAGCCAAGAACGGCGGCAAGCTGGCGATCTACGCCGAAGTGCTCAACGCGATCAATGTCGGACAATAG
- a CDS encoding formylglycine-generating enzyme family protein, with the protein MNWIPGGAFLMGSNSFYREERPVRPAFVEGFWMDIYPVSNGEFRKFVDATGYITYSERPPNPAMYPDADPALLVPGSLVFVKPDRPVSLRNNLAWWEYRPGADWRHPEGPDGSIVGRDDHPVVHVAYEDALAYAAWCGKELPTEAEWEFAARGGLEGKAYSWGDAANPEGRFLANTWQGQFPHENLNEDGYEGTSPVDAFPANGYGLFDMVGNVWEWTSSPYDAAPVQPPQSCCHPNAGDDRSTRRVVKGGSHLCAPNYCLRYRPSARQGETVDSSTCHIGFRCVVRKPPGN; encoded by the coding sequence ATGAACTGGATTCCGGGCGGTGCCTTCCTGATGGGCTCCAACAGTTTCTATCGGGAAGAGCGCCCGGTCCGTCCGGCCTTCGTCGAGGGCTTCTGGATGGACATCTACCCCGTCAGCAACGGCGAATTCCGGAAGTTCGTCGATGCGACCGGATACATCACCTATTCCGAACGTCCGCCGAACCCGGCGATGTATCCCGATGCCGATCCCGCGCTGCTGGTGCCGGGTTCGCTGGTGTTCGTCAAACCGGACCGCCCGGTCAGCCTGCGCAACAACCTCGCCTGGTGGGAATACCGTCCCGGCGCGGACTGGCGGCATCCGGAAGGGCCTGACGGCTCGATCGTCGGCCGCGACGATCATCCCGTCGTACACGTCGCCTATGAGGACGCGCTCGCCTATGCGGCCTGGTGCGGCAAGGAGTTGCCGACCGAAGCGGAGTGGGAGTTTGCCGCTCGCGGCGGTCTCGAAGGCAAGGCCTATTCGTGGGGCGATGCCGCCAATCCCGAGGGACGGTTTCTGGCCAACACCTGGCAGGGCCAGTTCCCGCACGAAAATCTCAACGAGGATGGATACGAGGGCACCTCGCCGGTCGACGCCTTTCCAGCCAATGGCTATGGCCTGTTCGACATGGTCGGCAATGTCTGGGAATGGACGTCGAGCCCTTATGACGCGGCGCCTGTTCAGCCGCCGCAATCCTGCTGCCATCCGAATGCGGGCGATGACCGATCGACGCGCCGCGTCGTGAAGGGCGGCTCGCATCTCTGCGCGCCCAACTACTGTCTTCGGTATCGGCCGTCGGCCCGTCAGGGCGAAACGGTCGATTCCTCCACCTGTCACATCGGCTTCCGCTGTGTCGTGCGCAAACCGCCGGGCAACTGA
- a CDS encoding glycosyltransferase family 39 protein, protein MKPNEARVALNTGLAILALVGLRLVAAAFTPITFDEAYYWMWSNHLAGGYYDHPPMVAVVIRLGTLIAGDTEFGVRLVSILLALPMSWAIYQAAAILFGSRRVAASSAILLNITLMAAVGTMIVTPDAPLLVASSLLLFALAKVLQTGRGVWWLAVGAAAGCALLSKYTALFFGPAILIWLVAVPKLRHWLILPWPYLGGLVALVVFAPVILWNADHHWVSFIKQMGRARIEDFRPVFIAELIPTQIAFATPLVWMLGAMGLYALFRRRAGTLPARALVNTMFWVIVVYFVWHSLHARVEANWFAPVYPAFVIAAAVAAHLVEWEPRRQRLADFCRRWAAPGGVLMFVLLVVQADTGVLSGYRRDATVRSIGIGWRETADGIEAARARVGATCVLAGDYGTTAWLAFYLPKGTCVAQHGQRIRWINMPEPDAAQLAGKSLYVFEAWLGDAPHLKDRFDRIERVGEVQRKRGPLVIETYALDLLEGPKGEVLDRTPPPELQ, encoded by the coding sequence ATGAAGCCGAACGAGGCGCGGGTTGCCCTCAATACGGGTCTGGCGATCCTTGCTCTGGTTGGCTTGCGTCTGGTAGCCGCGGCGTTCACGCCGATCACCTTCGACGAAGCCTATTACTGGATGTGGTCGAACCATCTCGCCGGCGGCTATTACGATCATCCGCCGATGGTCGCCGTGGTGATCCGGCTCGGCACGCTGATCGCGGGCGATACTGAATTTGGCGTAAGGCTGGTTTCGATCCTGCTGGCGCTGCCGATGAGCTGGGCGATCTATCAGGCCGCCGCTATCCTGTTCGGCAGCCGGCGCGTGGCCGCCTCGTCGGCGATCCTTCTGAACATCACGCTGATGGCCGCGGTCGGCACCATGATCGTCACGCCGGACGCGCCGCTCCTGGTGGCTTCCAGCCTGCTGCTGTTTGCGCTCGCCAAGGTGCTGCAGACCGGCCGCGGCGTGTGGTGGCTGGCGGTCGGCGCCGCCGCCGGTTGCGCGCTGCTGTCGAAATACACCGCGCTGTTCTTCGGACCGGCGATCCTGATCTGGCTGGTCGCCGTTCCCAAGCTGCGGCACTGGCTGATCTTGCCCTGGCCTTATCTTGGCGGACTGGTCGCGCTGGTTGTGTTTGCGCCGGTCATTCTCTGGAACGCCGACCACCACTGGGTGTCCTTCATCAAGCAGATGGGGCGGGCGCGGATCGAGGATTTCCGCCCGGTCTTCATCGCCGAACTGATCCCGACGCAGATCGCGTTCGCGACGCCGCTGGTGTGGATGCTCGGTGCGATGGGGCTTTACGCGCTGTTCCGCCGACGCGCCGGCACGCTGCCGGCACGCGCGCTCGTCAATACGATGTTCTGGGTCATTGTTGTCTATTTCGTCTGGCATTCGCTGCATGCCCGCGTCGAGGCCAACTGGTTTGCGCCGGTCTACCCAGCGTTTGTGATCGCCGCCGCCGTCGCCGCGCATCTGGTCGAATGGGAGCCGCGCCGGCAGCGGCTGGCCGATTTCTGCCGGCGCTGGGCGGCGCCGGGCGGTGTCCTGATGTTCGTACTGCTGGTCGTGCAGGCCGACACCGGCGTGCTTTCGGGTTATCGCCGCGATGCCACCGTGCGCAGCATCGGCATCGGCTGGCGCGAAACGGCCGATGGGATTGAGGCGGCGAGGGCGCGCGTTGGCGCGACATGCGTGCTCGCGGGGGATTACGGCACCACCGCCTGGCTCGCCTTCTATCTGCCGAAGGGCACCTGTGTCGCGCAGCACGGCCAGCGCATCCGTTGGATCAACATGCCCGAACCTGATGCGGCACAGCTCGCCGGCAAATCGTTGTATGTGTTTGAGGCCTGGCTCGGCGATGCACCTCATCTGAAGGACAGGTTTGACCGTATCGAACGGGTCGGGGAGGTCCAGCGCAAGCGCGGCCCGCTGGTAATCGAGACCTATGCGCTCGATCTGCTCGAAGGGCCGAAGGGCGAGGTGCTGGACCGCACGCCGCCGCCGGAATTGCAGTAG
- a CDS encoding phasin family protein, with amino-acid sequence MSTTDDTKPAGKSGRRKGKGEQRKKAVSQKAVSQKAVAQESLPESPAPAQLQSPDQELQQPQPDHVESPKVDQQPAVEEPVVAVVASPEPQPAAPLPSEPPPAEPVSAAPSPAEPVSTEPPSTEPVSAAPSPAEPAPVSLQTIANAYRDYTRKSIEEFGSFVEQLSGVRSLDKAMTVQSEFVKRAYETSVAESQKICELHNRLAKQTLDPFKGLTGKAPTTHGKP; translated from the coding sequence ATGTCGACGACAGATGATACCAAACCGGCCGGGAAATCCGGACGGCGCAAGGGCAAGGGCGAGCAGCGTAAAAAAGCTGTTTCCCAAAAGGCAGTTTCTCAAAAGGCGGTTGCCCAAGAGAGTTTGCCGGAGAGCCCGGCGCCGGCTCAACTGCAGAGTCCGGATCAGGAACTGCAGCAGCCGCAGCCCGACCACGTGGAGAGCCCGAAGGTCGATCAGCAGCCCGCCGTCGAGGAGCCTGTCGTTGCCGTCGTCGCGTCGCCCGAGCCGCAGCCGGCCGCGCCCTTGCCTTCCGAGCCCCCTCCCGCCGAACCCGTCTCGGCTGCGCCGTCGCCTGCCGAGCCCGTCTCAACCGAGCCTCCGTCAACCGAGCCTGTGTCAGCCGCGCCGTCACCAGCCGAGCCTGCGCCGGTGAGCCTGCAGACCATCGCGAATGCCTATCGCGACTACACAAGGAAATCGATCGAGGAGTTCGGATCGTTTGTCGAGCAGCTCAGCGGCGTTCGCTCGCTCGACAAGGCGATGACGGTTCAGAGCGAATTCGTGAAGCGGGCCTATGAAACTTCGGTCGCGGAGTCGCAGAAGATATGCGAACTCCACAACCGCCTTGCCAAGCAAACCCTCGACCCGTTCAAGGGACTGACGGGCAAGGCGCCCACGACGCACGGCAAGCCTTGA
- a CDS encoding ABC transporter ATP-binding protein, translating into MTMTMAETQKGFIDVRDMGVTFGANDNKVVAVESVSLNVQPGEFVSLIGPSGCGKSTLLSIVAGFVKPTSGEAKLDGKAITKPGSDRGVVFQQYSLFPWLSVRKNVEFGLKMAGVEQSKRNTTARALLDLAGLLSFENHYPDQLSGGMKQRIGIVRALATSPQVLLMDEPFGALDTQTRVVMQEILTNIWQQFKISVLFITHDIEESIFLSDRIYVMTARPGRIKAEIKVPLPRPRRAEMTDTPEFMNLVQELKGLIREESLAAMAPEIRDRGLSGFGMKVGPKGVGEIF; encoded by the coding sequence ATGACGATGACAATGGCTGAAACCCAGAAGGGCTTCATCGACGTTCGCGACATGGGTGTCACGTTCGGCGCCAACGACAACAAGGTCGTCGCGGTCGAGAGCGTGTCGCTCAACGTGCAGCCGGGCGAATTCGTCTCGCTGATCGGGCCGTCGGGCTGTGGCAAGTCGACGTTACTCAGCATCGTGGCGGGTTTCGTCAAGCCGACAAGCGGCGAGGCGAAGCTCGACGGCAAGGCAATTACAAAACCCGGCTCGGACCGCGGCGTCGTGTTCCAGCAATACTCGCTGTTTCCGTGGCTGTCGGTTCGCAAGAACGTGGAGTTCGGCCTGAAGATGGCCGGCGTCGAGCAAAGCAAGCGCAACACCACGGCGCGGGCGCTGCTCGATCTCGCCGGGCTGCTGTCGTTCGAGAACCATTATCCGGACCAGCTCTCCGGCGGCATGAAGCAGCGCATCGGCATCGTCCGCGCGCTGGCGACCAGTCCGCAGGTCCTGCTGATGGATGAGCCGTTCGGCGCGCTCGACACGCAAACGCGCGTCGTGATGCAGGAAATCCTGACCAACATCTGGCAGCAGTTCAAGATCTCGGTGCTGTTCATCACCCACGATATCGAGGAATCGATTTTCCTCTCCGACCGCATCTACGTCATGACGGCGCGGCCGGGTCGCATCAAGGCGGAAATCAAGGTGCCGCTGCCGCGTCCGCGCCGGGCCGAGATGACCGACACGCCGGAATTCATGAACCTGGTGCAGGAGCTCAAGGGCCTGATCCGGGAAGAGTCGCTCGCGGCAATGGCGCCGGAAATCAGGGATCGAGGCCTTTCAGGCTTTGGAATGAAAGTGGGACCGAAAGGAGTAGGCGAAATCTTCTAA
- a CDS encoding ABC transporter permease — protein sequence MASAKIVALPMVEKHSDPEPAVAVVMPAAVEVSAAETAASAGAPIATSELPVPDPEVAPTVSLTEVLRSLLAKITRERIITAALACISIGALFLFWYVGTKYRLEFYIRFKNVPTPYEVYQQLTQVGLSNKYLINIAISVRRILLGFFIAMAIGVPLGLAIGKYQRVRDLFMPVVEILRPIPAIAWVPMSIMLWPNNEASIVFITFIGAFFPILLNTIHGVHSLDGVLVRAARCLGASEFRLLLNVILPGSLPHIFTGLAVGMGVAWVSLIAAEMISGQFGVGYFTWEAYSLVDYPAIVLGMITIGFLGLACSGIIRVVGSLLMPWLAFAPGGKR from the coding sequence ATGGCAAGTGCGAAGATCGTAGCGCTCCCGATGGTCGAAAAGCATTCCGATCCTGAGCCGGCGGTGGCAGTCGTGATGCCTGCCGCAGTGGAAGTTTCTGCTGCGGAGACAGCGGCCAGCGCTGGTGCGCCGATTGCCACTTCGGAATTGCCGGTGCCGGATCCGGAAGTCGCCCCGACGGTTTCGCTAACCGAGGTGTTGCGGAGCCTGCTCGCCAAGATCACCCGTGAACGCATCATCACCGCCGCACTTGCCTGCATCTCGATCGGAGCGCTGTTCCTGTTCTGGTATGTCGGAACCAAGTACCGGCTCGAGTTCTACATTCGCTTCAAGAACGTTCCGACGCCCTACGAAGTGTACCAGCAGCTCACGCAGGTCGGGCTGTCCAACAAGTACCTCATCAACATCGCCATTAGCGTCCGGCGCATCCTGCTCGGCTTCTTCATCGCTATGGCGATCGGCGTGCCGCTGGGGCTCGCGATCGGAAAATATCAACGCGTCCGCGATCTGTTCATGCCCGTCGTCGAAATCCTGCGCCCGATCCCGGCGATCGCCTGGGTGCCGATGTCGATCATGCTGTGGCCGAACAATGAGGCCAGCATCGTCTTCATCACCTTCATCGGCGCGTTCTTCCCGATCCTGCTCAACACCATCCACGGCGTGCATTCGCTCGATGGCGTGCTGGTACGGGCGGCGCGCTGCCTGGGCGCAAGCGAGTTTCGGCTGCTCCTGAACGTGATCCTGCCGGGCTCGCTGCCGCACATCTTCACCGGCCTGGCCGTCGGCATGGGCGTGGCGTGGGTATCGCTGATCGCCGCCGAGATGATCTCCGGTCAGTTCGGCGTCGGCTACTTCACCTGGGAAGCCTACTCGCTGGTGGACTATCCCGCGATCGTGCTCGGCATGATCACGATCGGTTTCCTTGGATTGGCCTGCAGCGGCATCATCCGGGTGGTTGGCAGCCTCCTGATGCCGTGGCTGGCATTCGCACCGGGAGGCAAGCGATGA
- a CDS encoding arylsulfatase — translation MANKPNILFFHVDNLGMGELGCYGGGILRGADTKRMDNFAKQGVKLTHYVVEPQCTPTRSALMTGRFPIRSGNHTIALGGNGGGIVKWERTIGSILSEAGYATSIYGKWHIGAEDGRFPTDHGFDEWYGPLRTYDECMWLTDPHYVAERDGFSHMHEGVKGKGAWPLKDEQLTMETKKTCDLEYQKRALKFMERSVKADKPFYCYFNHSLMHFPMSPRDEFVGKSTNGDWGDCLLMLDHDFGVLLDKLDELGVADNTIVVMCGDNGAEDHLAGRGTGGFFDGSYFSSAEGGIRTPLLIRWPNRIPAGVESNEMVHVTDMFTTLLSMTGCKAPADRLIDGVDQSPFFLGKQPTSNRESCIVWLKDELHAVKWKDFKINFKRQQHFHDPELPLGFARITHLQEDPKEREAVNQRYVRWWVMQHAQRIIRDFEESAKKEELIPPGAPLDFVPKQHAKA, via the coding sequence ATGGCAAACAAACCAAACATACTATTTTTCCACGTCGACAATCTCGGCATGGGCGAACTCGGCTGTTACGGCGGCGGCATTCTGCGCGGCGCCGATACCAAGCGCATGGACAATTTCGCCAAGCAAGGCGTCAAGCTGACGCACTATGTCGTCGAGCCGCAGTGCACGCCGACCCGCTCGGCGCTGATGACCGGCCGCTTCCCGATCCGCTCGGGCAACCACACCATCGCGCTTGGCGGCAATGGCGGCGGCATCGTCAAGTGGGAGCGCACCATCGGCTCGATCCTGTCGGAAGCCGGTTATGCCACCTCGATCTACGGCAAGTGGCACATCGGTGCCGAGGACGGTCGCTTCCCGACCGATCACGGTTTTGACGAATGGTATGGCCCCTTGCGCACCTACGACGAATGCATGTGGCTGACCGACCCGCACTACGTGGCGGAGCGCGACGGCTTCTCGCACATGCATGAGGGCGTCAAGGGCAAGGGTGCATGGCCGCTCAAGGACGAGCAGCTCACCATGGAGACCAAGAAGACCTGCGACCTCGAGTACCAGAAGCGCGCGCTCAAGTTCATGGAAAGGTCCGTCAAGGCGGACAAGCCGTTCTATTGCTACTTCAACCACTCGCTGATGCACTTCCCGATGAGCCCGCGCGACGAATTCGTCGGCAAGAGCACCAACGGCGATTGGGGCGACTGCCTCTTGATGCTGGATCACGATTTCGGCGTGCTGCTCGACAAGCTGGATGAACTCGGCGTTGCCGACAACACCATCGTCGTGATGTGCGGCGACAACGGCGCCGAGGATCATCTCGCCGGCCGTGGCACCGGCGGCTTCTTCGACGGTTCCTACTTCAGCTCGGCGGAGGGCGGCATCCGTACCCCACTGTTGATCCGCTGGCCGAACCGGATTCCGGCAGGCGTCGAAAGCAACGAGATGGTTCATGTCACCGACATGTTCACCACGCTGCTGTCGATGACCGGCTGCAAGGCGCCCGCCGACCGGCTGATCGATGGCGTAGACCAGAGCCCGTTCTTCCTCGGCAAGCAGCCGACCTCGAACCGCGAGTCCTGTATCGTCTGGCTCAAGGACGAGCTGCACGCCGTGAAGTGGAAGGACTTCAAGATCAACTTCAAGCGGCAGCAGCATTTCCACGATCCGGAACTGCCGCTCGGCTTTGCCCGCATCACGCATCTGCAGGAAGATCCGAAGGAGCGTGAAGCCGTCAACCAGCGCTATGTCCGCTGGTGGGTGATGCAGCACGCGCAACGCATCATCAGGGATTTCGAGGAGAGCGCCAAGAAGGAGGAACTGATTCCACCCGGCGCGCCGCTCGACTTCGTACCCAAGCAGCACGCAAAGGCATAA